GCTGGGTAGCGGCAAGCGGCTCTTCGCGGATGGCGCTGTGCCGGCGGCACTGAGACTGAGCGCCACGAAAACGACCAGCACGGGCGTTGTTGTCCACACGTACGAACGCGCGGACGCGCTTCGCTACGGCGCGTTCTCCGTCGACGAGCAGACCAGCACTAAACGCCTGTTCCAGGGCGAGTTCCGAAAGGCATGATCCAGGGCCTCCCAGTATCCCGGCGAGGCCTGTGACCGGTGGCGTCGTTCGCGTCGGCACGCGCTTCACTGATGCCGAGAACACGATCCGGGCGCCCGGGTTCGTCCGCGTCGATGCCGGTGCATCAGTGGACATCTCGCCCGCATGGAGAATCCAGCTCACCGTCGACAACTTTTCCGACACCCGCTACATCGCGGCCGGGTGGGACAGCGCCTGGGAGGCTGGGATTCGCCGCCGAAGCTCCGTGACGCTGACGACACGGTTCTGACGGAG
This Luteitalea sp. DNA region includes the following protein-coding sequences:
- a CDS encoding TonB-dependent receptor; translation: MLSTRTNARTRFATARSPSTSRPALNACSRASSERHDPGPPSIPARPVTGGVVRVGTRFTDAENTIRAPGFVRVDAGASVDISPAWRIQLTVDNFSDTRYIAAGWDSAWEAGIRRRSSVTLTTRF